The Acidimicrobiales bacterium genome has a window encoding:
- a CDS encoding TetR family transcriptional regulator, with translation MDRLTLSELVARSGVPASTIHNYRRRGLIPPPTRVAQNRFSYDESHLEALLAIRSHTASLEPEHRERIVAVAIDAFKTRSYSEVTVSDIADAAHMAKGNVYRYFDSKEDLLTAAIETLLEKTDERFTAAVDALGGPAGVRGDEEKATLMFGYLVADVLPMLLELGARAAKGHEPSAALARRVLRTLAETAGRPFTGPDAPVEEAIDAGLKLIESAFATVLAWSVGPDWPPDDMPEGTIPDV, from the coding sequence GTGGACAGGTTGACGCTGTCGGAGCTGGTGGCGCGTAGCGGGGTCCCCGCCAGCACCATCCACAACTACCGGCGGCGCGGGCTCATCCCCCCGCCGACCCGCGTGGCGCAGAACCGGTTTTCCTACGACGAGAGCCACCTCGAGGCGCTGCTGGCCATCCGCTCGCACACGGCCTCCCTGGAGCCCGAGCACCGGGAACGCATCGTCGCCGTGGCGATCGATGCGTTCAAGACACGCAGCTACAGCGAGGTCACCGTCAGCGACATCGCGGACGCGGCCCACATGGCGAAGGGCAACGTCTATCGATATTTCGACTCGAAGGAAGACCTCCTCACGGCCGCGATCGAAACGCTCCTCGAGAAGACGGACGAGCGCTTCACGGCCGCCGTCGACGCGCTCGGCGGCCCCGCAGGGGTCCGGGGCGACGAGGAGAAGGCGACACTGATGTTCGGGTACCTCGTCGCCGACGTGCTACCCATGCTGCTCGAGCTCGGCGCGCGGGCCGCCAAGGGGCACGAGCCGAGTGCCGCCCTGGCCCGAAGAGTGCTGAGGACGCTCGCGGAGACGGCGGGACGCCCGTTCACGGGTCCGGACGCGCCGGTGGAAGAGGCGATCGACGCCGGCCTGAAGCTCATCGAGAGCGCGTTCGCCACGGTCCTGGCGTGGTCCGTCGGGCCGGACTGGCCGCCCGACGACATGCCGGAGGGCACCATCCCCGACGTCTGA